A single genomic interval of Shewanella halotolerans harbors:
- a CDS encoding VOC family protein, with product MQEQQVLHQAPLQQAPLVWGEIAVENMARAKAFYQTQFGVRFRDEQMFGMEMAILETEAPQAASIALVKHDMMRPSGAGSILYLHLSDHLAPLVERLEQNDVEIALPAMAIKEGECGYSCVIVDSEGNRVGLWAPSLKG from the coding sequence ATGCAAGAACAGCAAGTGTTACACCAGGCACCTTTACAGCAGGCACCTTTAGTCTGGGGCGAGATCGCCGTCGAGAATATGGCGCGGGCCAAGGCCTTCTATCAGACTCAGTTCGGGGTGCGTTTTCGCGATGAGCAGATGTTTGGCATGGAGATGGCCATACTAGAGACTGAGGCGCCCCAGGCGGCCAGCATCGCCTTGGTAAAACATGATATGATGCGCCCAAGTGGAGCCGGCAGCATCCTCTATCTACACCTTAGCGATCACCTGGCCCCCCTGGTTGAAAGGTTGGAGCAAAATGATGTCGAAATCGCTTTGCCTGCCATGGCTATCAAGGAAGGGGAGTGCGGCTATAGTTGTGTCATCGTCGATAGCGAAGGCAATCGTGTCGGCCTCTGGGCACCGAGTCTGAAAGGCTAG
- a CDS encoding NIPSNAP family protein, with protein sequence MAVTCHVKYIIDPDKQDMFEHYARLWLPLMAKFGGQHHGYFLPSEGANDVALALFSFPSLASYEQYREASVHDKECIAAFEYAKQHKFIRRYERSFMRPLLPE encoded by the coding sequence ATGGCGGTAACCTGTCACGTGAAATACATCATCGACCCGGATAAGCAGGATATGTTTGAGCACTATGCCAGGCTCTGGCTGCCTTTGATGGCCAAGTTTGGCGGGCAACATCACGGTTATTTCCTGCCCAGCGAGGGGGCCAACGATGTCGCCCTGGCGCTATTTAGCTTTCCGTCACTGGCCAGCTACGAGCAATACCGCGAGGCCTCTGTGCATGACAAAGAATGTATCGCCGCCTTCGAGTACGCCAAGCAGCACAAGTTTATCCGCCGCTATGAGCGCAGCTTCATGCGCCCGCTGCTGCCGGAATAA
- a CDS encoding glycerate kinase, with amino-acid sequence MKIVIAPDSYKESLSAMEVATEIARGFCEVLPDAECIKLPVADGGEGTVQSMVDATGGKLVELKVTGPLGSQVDAHYGLLGQETHGQRTAVIEMASASGLHHVPSLLRDPLVTTSYGTGELICHALNSGVTHLILGLGGSATNDGGAGMLQALGAHLLDNDGKPLRPGGAALEHLASVDIGELHPRLAQVEIEVACDVDNPLCGDKGASAIFGPQKGADEIMVARLDKALSHFADITGSAGLNECRDMPGAGAAGGMGFAMMAYLGAKLRPGIDIVMETVRLSEHLKGADLVITGEGRLDSQTLHGKTPMGVTREANKQGIPVIAIAGCVSEDANVLLDHGIDALFSVTPRALPLEEVLAGARYNLYSCAVNIARLYRLGR; translated from the coding sequence ATGAAAATAGTCATCGCGCCCGATTCATATAAAGAAAGTTTGAGCGCCATGGAAGTCGCCACCGAGATAGCCCGGGGGTTTTGTGAGGTGCTTCCCGACGCCGAATGTATCAAGCTGCCGGTCGCCGACGGCGGCGAAGGCACGGTGCAATCTATGGTGGATGCCACCGGCGGCAAATTAGTCGAGCTTAAGGTCACCGGCCCCCTGGGTAGTCAGGTGGATGCCCACTATGGCCTGTTGGGTCAGGAGACGCACGGGCAGCGCACCGCGGTGATTGAGATGGCCTCGGCCTCTGGGCTGCACCATGTGCCGAGTCTCTTACGTGACCCTTTAGTCACCACCAGCTATGGCACGGGCGAGCTTATCTGTCATGCCCTCAACAGCGGCGTCACCCATCTGATCCTCGGCCTTGGTGGCAGTGCCACCAACGACGGCGGCGCCGGCATGCTACAAGCCCTGGGCGCGCACCTGCTGGACAATGACGGTAAGCCCCTAAGGCCCGGCGGCGCCGCGCTTGAGCACCTGGCCAGTGTCGATATAGGCGAGCTGCATCCACGGCTTGCCCAGGTAGAAATTGAGGTCGCCTGCGATGTAGATAATCCACTGTGTGGCGACAAGGGGGCCTCGGCCATCTTCGGACCGCAAAAAGGCGCAGATGAGATCATGGTCGCCAGATTAGACAAGGCCCTTAGTCACTTCGCCGATATCACCGGCTCTGCTGGCCTCAATGAGTGCCGCGACATGCCGGGGGCGGGCGCCGCGGGCGGTATGGGCTTTGCCATGATGGCCTATCTGGGCGCCAAGCTAAGACCCGGCATAGATATTGTCATGGAAACGGTCAGGCTGAGCGAACATCTCAAGGGGGCGGATCTTGTCATCACGGGCGAAGGCCGCCTCGACAGCCAGACACTGCATGGCAAGACCCCCATGGGGGTCACACGCGAGGCCAATAAACAGGGAATTCCAGTTATCGCCATCGCCGGCTGCGTCAGCGAGGACGCCAATGTGCTGCTGGACCACGGCATAGACGCCCTGTTTTCCGTGACGCCTAGGGCCTTGCCGCTGGAGGAGGTGCTGGCCGGCGCCCGTTATAACCTCTATAGCTGCGCGGTTAATATCGCCCGCCTCTATCGTCTGGGACGTTAG
- a CDS encoding phospho-sugar mutase has translation MQTQIQARIKHWLSLDSDAKSRTEILALVDQGAQEELAARFAGRLTFGTAGIRGVVGAGPMRMNRLVVQQTSKGVAEYLKAQVENAVSRGVVIGYDGRHDSKQFAEDAASVLTAAGFKVFLTSKVAPTPLVAFGVLHLGAAAGIVVTASHNPPQYNGYKVYWGNGAQIIPPHDTGIAARIELAANSPVDMLPPETAVETGKLVMLEEDYYQAYRQGVLNAGVLQSPARPELVSLAYTAMHGVGAEMAETLLKDIGVTQVYSVAAQREPDGDFPTVNFPNPEEAGAMDLVMAEAHKHGAMLACANDPDADRFAVAVRKPGARPEMPSTEAYQMLTGDQVGVLLGHYLLSHASDDQRLLCCTIVSSSLLTRISEACGAQCETTLTGFKWLTNVGMSKQTEDNRFLFAYEEALGYTVGSMVWDKDGLSALVAFVQLTAELAAKGETLWDRLETIYRQYGYYLNRQVSIALSGEAGAPTIGEQLRALNPSEIAGRALVSVDDISLGLRRFADGREETIDLPRSDVLIYRLEGNARVIVRPSGTEPKVKCYYEVVEPFGEQEGLADVQRRAEAAMAEFVTRHQAGLPNA, from the coding sequence ATGCAAACACAGATACAGGCAAGGATAAAACATTGGTTGAGTCTCGATAGTGACGCCAAGAGTCGCACCGAGATTTTGGCCCTGGTCGATCAGGGGGCGCAGGAGGAGCTGGCGGCAAGATTCGCCGGCCGTCTCACCTTTGGTACCGCGGGCATTCGCGGCGTGGTAGGCGCAGGTCCCATGCGGATGAACCGTCTGGTGGTGCAGCAGACCTCCAAGGGGGTCGCCGAATACCTCAAGGCTCAGGTGGAAAATGCAGTGAGTCGCGGCGTTGTCATCGGCTACGATGGCCGTCACGACTCCAAGCAGTTTGCCGAGGACGCCGCCAGCGTGCTTACCGCCGCTGGCTTCAAGGTGTTCCTCACCAGCAAGGTGGCGCCGACCCCTCTGGTGGCCTTCGGCGTTCTGCATCTGGGGGCGGCGGCCGGCATAGTGGTGACCGCCAGTCACAACCCGCCGCAGTACAATGGCTATAAGGTTTACTGGGGTAATGGCGCGCAGATCATTCCGCCCCATGATACCGGCATCGCGGCGCGTATCGAGCTGGCGGCCAACTCACCGGTGGATATGTTGCCGCCGGAAACGGCGGTGGAGACAGGTAAGCTGGTGATGCTCGAGGAGGATTACTATCAGGCCTATCGTCAGGGCGTGTTAAACGCAGGCGTGCTGCAAAGCCCCGCTCGTCCCGAGTTGGTGAGCCTGGCCTACACCGCCATGCACGGGGTCGGCGCCGAGATGGCCGAGACCCTGCTGAAGGATATCGGGGTTACACAGGTCTATTCGGTCGCGGCCCAGCGTGAGCCAGACGGTGACTTTCCCACGGTGAACTTCCCCAACCCCGAAGAGGCAGGCGCCATGGATCTTGTGATGGCCGAGGCTCACAAGCATGGTGCCATGCTGGCCTGTGCCAACGATCCTGACGCCGACCGTTTCGCGGTGGCGGTGCGTAAACCCGGCGCTAGGCCAGAGATGCCCTCCACCGAGGCCTATCAGATGCTGACCGGAGATCAGGTGGGGGTCTTGCTGGGCCATTATCTGCTCTCCCACGCCAGTGATGATCAACGTTTGCTTTGCTGCACCATAGTCTCCTCCAGTCTGCTGACCCGCATCAGTGAGGCGTGTGGCGCCCAGTGCGAGACCACACTCACAGGCTTCAAGTGGCTGACCAATGTCGGCATGAGCAAACAGACTGAGGATAATCGCTTCCTGTTCGCCTACGAAGAGGCGCTCGGCTACACGGTCGGCAGCATGGTGTGGGACAAGGATGGTCTATCAGCCTTGGTTGCCTTCGTGCAGCTCACAGCTGAGCTGGCTGCCAAAGGGGAGACTCTGTGGGACAGGCTGGAGACCATCTATCGTCAATATGGCTATTATCTCAACCGTCAGGTGAGTATCGCGCTGAGCGGCGAGGCAGGTGCGCCCACCATAGGCGAGCAGCTAAGGGCGCTCAACCCCAGCGAGATTGCCGGACGGGCCCTGGTGTCTGTGGATGACATCAGCCTGGGGCTACGCCGCTTTGCCGATGGCCGTGAAGAGACGATCGACCTGCCTCGCAGTGACGTGCTTATCTATCGCCTCGAGGGCAATGCCAGGGTGATCGTACGCCCCTCGGGCACTGAGCCTAAGGTGAAGTGCTACTACGAGGTGGTCGAGCCCTTTGGCGAGCAGGAGGGGCTTGCGGATGTGCAGCGCCGCGCCGAGGCCGCGATGGCGGAATTTGTCACCCGGCATCAGGCTGGCTTGCCTAACGCCTAA
- a CDS encoding thiol-disulfide oxidoreductase DCC family protein, protein MKSQRINNQPTNIENRAEQGDSFPLVIFDGSCNLCHGAVRFIVRCDRRQHFKFASIQSETAQRLLADRGINVDLEDLSSFYLLDEQGVLAQSEAALAVASQLDGLWPLLKVLKVLPRGLRDWSYRHVANRRYRLFGRRACALPSKVDRGRFIE, encoded by the coding sequence ATGAAGAGTCAGCGAATTAACAATCAACCCACTAACATTGAAAACAGGGCCGAGCAGGGCGACTCCTTTCCCTTAGTGATCTTCGATGGCAGCTGTAACCTGTGCCACGGCGCGGTGCGTTTCATCGTCAGGTGCGACAGGCGTCAGCATTTCAAATTCGCCTCGATTCAGAGCGAGACGGCCCAGCGGCTGTTGGCAGATCGCGGTATAAACGTGGACCTTGAGGATCTCAGCAGCTTCTATCTGCTCGATGAGCAGGGCGTGTTAGCCCAGAGCGAGGCGGCGCTGGCGGTGGCAAGTCAACTCGATGGCCTCTGGCCCCTGTTAAAGGTATTGAAAGTACTGCCCAGGGGCCTGCGAGACTGGAGTTATCGCCATGTAGCCAATCGGCGTTATCGCCTCTTTGGCCGCAGAGCCTGCGCCCTGCCATCTAAGGTAGACAGGGGCCGATTTATCGAGTGA
- the panP gene encoding pyridoxal-dependent aspartate 1-decarboxylase PanP — MTSKQTRQATASEEALMRIFTLPEAPNSTLGKIEKNLSENLMGFLKESIVAVEKPLTEIEKDFQAYQIPTAPSFVSDYAEQMMQTLIAHSVHTSAPSFIGHMTSALPYFVLPLSKMMVGLNQNLVKIETSKAFTPLERQVLGMMHHMVYGQTEEFYQSWMHSASHSLGAFCSGGTVANITALWIARNRLLKPDGDFKGVAQSGLMGALRHYGYDDLAILVSTRGHYSLGKAADLLGIGRDNIISVPCASDNKVDVAKMREAAEQLAKQNIKVMAIVGVAGTTETGNIDPLDELADLAEQLGCHFHVDAAWGGASLLSNKYRQLLAGIERADSVTIDAHKQMYVPMGAGMVLFKDPEFANAIKHHAEYILRKGSKDLGSQTLEGSRPGMAMLVHACLQIIGRDGYEILINNSLEKARYFGELIAAQDDFQLVSRPELCLLTYRYVPAKVQALLTEAVAAGDAARVSEINTLLDGLTKFIQKRQREQGKSFVSRTRIIPANNLDQTSVVFRVVLANPLTSNEILQQVLDEQRDIAKLDDRFLPKLLAL; from the coding sequence ATGACATCAAAACAGACACGACAAGCGACCGCCTCTGAAGAGGCCTTGATGCGTATTTTTACTCTGCCCGAGGCACCGAATTCGACCCTGGGTAAGATAGAAAAAAACCTGTCGGAAAACCTGATGGGATTCCTCAAAGAGAGCATAGTCGCGGTCGAGAAGCCACTGACCGAAATAGAAAAAGATTTCCAGGCCTACCAGATCCCTACAGCCCCCAGCTTCGTCTCCGACTATGCCGAGCAGATGATGCAGACCCTGATCGCCCACAGCGTGCACACCTCGGCTCCCAGCTTCATAGGTCATATGACCTCGGCCCTGCCCTATTTCGTGCTGCCGCTGTCGAAGATGATGGTGGGGCTCAACCAAAACCTGGTGAAGATAGAGACCTCCAAGGCCTTCACGCCGCTGGAGCGCCAGGTGCTGGGGATGATGCACCACATGGTCTATGGCCAGACAGAAGAGTTCTACCAGAGCTGGATGCACAGCGCCAGTCACTCACTGGGCGCCTTCTGCTCCGGCGGCACGGTCGCCAACATCACGGCGCTGTGGATCGCCCGTAACCGCCTGCTAAAGCCGGATGGCGACTTCAAGGGCGTGGCCCAATCTGGATTGATGGGGGCACTGCGCCACTACGGCTATGACGATCTGGCCATTCTGGTATCAACTCGAGGTCACTACTCCCTCGGCAAGGCCGCGGATCTCCTAGGCATAGGCCGCGACAACATCATCAGCGTGCCCTGTGCCAGCGACAACAAGGTAGATGTGGCCAAGATGCGCGAGGCGGCCGAGCAGTTAGCCAAGCAGAACATCAAAGTAATGGCGATTGTCGGCGTGGCCGGCACCACGGAGACAGGTAACATAGACCCGCTCGATGAGCTTGCTGATCTCGCCGAGCAGCTGGGTTGTCATTTCCATGTGGACGCCGCCTGGGGTGGCGCCAGCCTGCTGTCGAACAAGTATCGCCAGCTGTTAGCCGGCATAGAGCGCGCCGACTCAGTCACTATCGATGCCCACAAGCAGATGTACGTGCCCATGGGCGCAGGCATGGTGCTGTTTAAAGACCCGGAATTTGCCAACGCCATCAAACACCACGCCGAATATATTCTGCGTAAGGGCTCTAAAGATCTGGGTAGTCAGACGCTGGAGGGCTCGCGCCCCGGCATGGCCATGCTGGTGCATGCCTGCTTACAGATCATCGGCCGCGACGGCTACGAGATCTTAATTAACAACAGCCTGGAGAAGGCGCGTTACTTCGGTGAGCTGATTGCCGCCCAGGACGATTTTCAGCTGGTCTCCAGGCCTGAGCTCTGCCTACTGACCTACCGCTATGTGCCCGCCAAGGTGCAGGCGCTGCTCACCGAGGCGGTCGCAGCCGGTGACGCGGCCAGGGTGAGCGAGATCAACACACTGCTGGACGGCCTGACCAAGTTTATTCAGAAGCGCCAACGCGAGCAGGGAAAATCCTTCGTCTCCCGTACCCGCATCATTCCGGCCAATAACCTGGATCAGACCTCTGTGGTGTTCCGCGTGGTACTGGCCAACCCATTGACCAGCAATGAGATCTTGCAGCAGGTATTGGATGAGCAGCGCGACATAGCCAAGCTAGACGACCGCTTCCTACCTAAGCTGCTGGCCCTCTAG
- a CDS encoding helix-turn-helix transcriptional regulator, which yields MKSPATESTTKHAAAPQSLGRKSAKAQTKAREKQQTKEQANFSLAKELGGIELLDASYHQQNFSRHCHEGYTVGVIETGAQRFYRTGGDHTAPQHSIILVNADEVHNGRSATDFGWSYRAMYPLPQQFARVHDELGGKAGDAPYFPEPVVHDKPLAELLRLTFDTLSRSDHALLRESLIYTSLARLMSRHGASRPVEKSLRPTAQLALVKQFLDDMPAADVSLDALAKLAGLSPFYLIKQFQRQYGLPPHAYQIQGRIRLAKQMIRQGSKLLEVALACGFHDQSHLNRHFKRAMGVTPGQYAREVEASRPRG from the coding sequence ATGAAGTCACCAGCAACTGAGTCAACAACCAAGCATGCCGCTGCTCCCCAAAGTCTCGGCCGTAAATCGGCAAAGGCCCAAACGAAAGCCCGAGAAAAGCAGCAGACAAAAGAGCAGGCCAACTTCAGCCTGGCAAAGGAGCTGGGCGGCATAGAGCTACTGGATGCCAGTTACCATCAGCAAAATTTCTCACGCCATTGCCATGAGGGCTATACGGTGGGCGTTATCGAAACCGGCGCCCAGCGTTTCTATCGCACCGGCGGCGATCACACGGCGCCGCAGCACAGTATCATATTGGTGAACGCAGATGAGGTGCATAACGGCCGCTCGGCCACAGACTTTGGCTGGTCCTATCGCGCCATGTATCCCCTGCCGCAGCAGTTTGCCAGGGTCCATGATGAGCTAGGCGGTAAGGCTGGCGACGCGCCCTATTTTCCCGAGCCAGTGGTGCACGACAAGCCACTGGCTGAGCTGTTACGCCTCACCTTCGACACATTAAGTCGCTCTGATCATGCACTGCTGCGTGAGAGCCTCATCTACACCAGCCTGGCACGCCTGATGTCCCGCCATGGCGCCAGTCGCCCGGTCGAGAAGTCGCTGCGACCCACGGCGCAGCTGGCACTGGTAAAGCAATTTCTGGATGATATGCCGGCCGCCGATGTCTCCCTCGATGCCCTGGCCAAGCTGGCGGGGCTCAGCCCCTTCTATCTGATCAAGCAGTTCCAGCGCCAGTATGGTCTGCCACCCCACGCCTACCAGATCCAGGGGCGTATTCGATTGGCCAAACAGATGATCCGCCAGGGATCCAAGCTGCTGGAGGTGGCGCTGGCCTGTGGTTTTCACGATCAGAGTCACCTCAATCGTCACTTTAAACGCGCCATGGGCGTCACCCCGGGCCAGTATGCCAGAGAGGTCGAAGCCAGTAGGCCAAGAGGCTAG
- a CDS encoding GyrI-like domain-containing protein, whose product MKTINLAPKSLVGMSVRTNNGAESEAATQKIAPLWQAFMGQYGEQIFGKLPVYGIYYDYASDMDGDYNLMTAVEAGTIEHDDKLTPLTLEGGNYLCFSATGEMPQAVISLWQQIWAYFQRPDCPYRRQYLTDFECYAQPDSVDIYIGVHVEV is encoded by the coding sequence ATGAAGACGATAAACCTCGCCCCCAAGTCACTGGTCGGCATGAGTGTTCGTACCAACAATGGAGCCGAGTCTGAAGCGGCGACGCAAAAAATCGCCCCCCTCTGGCAGGCCTTCATGGGGCAGTATGGCGAGCAGATCTTCGGTAAGTTGCCTGTGTATGGGATCTACTATGACTATGCCAGCGACATGGATGGCGACTATAACCTGATGACGGCGGTCGAGGCGGGCACCATTGAGCATGACGACAAGTTAACGCCGCTCACCTTGGAGGGCGGTAACTACCTCTGTTTCAGCGCCACAGGAGAGATGCCCCAGGCGGTTATTTCACTCTGGCAGCAGATCTGGGCCTATTTTCAGCGCCCCGATTGCCCCTATCGTCGCCAGTATCTGACCGATTTTGAGTGCTACGCCCAGCCTGACAGCGTAGATATCTATATCGGCGTCCACGTCGAAGTTTAG
- a CDS encoding AzlD domain-containing protein encodes MIWLTMLAMTAVIFLSRYLFLEPKLPLRLSKNTLQFLGYSAPAVLTAIAAPILFVRDQQLAFTFDNSYLICGLVAVLLAYFTRNTLLTVLVSMALFFIIH; translated from the coding sequence ATGATCTGGCTTACTATGCTCGCCATGACGGCGGTGATCTTCCTCAGTCGTTATCTGTTTCTCGAGCCAAAACTGCCACTGCGCCTGAGTAAAAATACCTTGCAGTTTCTTGGGTATTCGGCGCCTGCGGTGCTAACCGCCATCGCCGCTCCCATACTCTTCGTGCGCGACCAGCAGCTGGCGTTCACATTCGATAACAGCTACCTCATCTGCGGCTTGGTAGCCGTGTTACTGGCCTATTTTACCCGCAACACACTGCTGACCGTGCTGGTGAGTATGGCGCTGTTTTTCATCATACATTAG
- a CDS encoding helix-turn-helix transcriptional regulator, translating into MRRADRLFQIVQILRHRRITTAKQLAERLEVSSRTIYRDIQDLCLSGIPIEGEAGVGYLLRQEVNVPPLMFNEQELEAIQVGMRMVQAQGGHELASAAKQAMIKVEAVLPERLKAYQSLMFAPDFYSDGQLFSFLDLLRRTSREREYILLSYQDVKQSSSERQVRPLALYYWQGVWTLLAWCELRGDFRNFRVDRIVGVLPLASHFPHTPGQEMPDYIAMMQAQHGEC; encoded by the coding sequence ATGCGCCGCGCCGATCGCCTATTTCAAATCGTACAAATTCTCAGACACAGACGCATCACCACGGCCAAGCAGCTGGCGGAGCGACTCGAGGTCTCTAGCCGTACCATCTACCGGGATATTCAGGATCTCTGCCTGTCGGGGATCCCCATCGAAGGGGAGGCCGGCGTCGGCTATCTGCTGCGCCAGGAGGTGAATGTACCGCCTCTGATGTTTAACGAGCAGGAGCTGGAGGCGATACAGGTGGGCATGCGTATGGTGCAGGCCCAGGGGGGCCACGAGCTGGCCAGCGCTGCCAAGCAGGCGATGATCAAGGTCGAGGCCGTGTTGCCCGAGCGGCTTAAGGCCTATCAATCCCTGATGTTTGCCCCCGACTTTTACAGCGACGGGCAGCTGTTTTCCTTTCTCGACCTGCTGCGCAGGACGTCCAGGGAGCGAGAATATATTTTATTGAGCTATCAAGACGTGAAGCAAAGCAGTAGCGAGCGCCAGGTTCGCCCCCTCGCGCTCTATTACTGGCAAGGGGTCTGGACACTACTTGCCTGGTGCGAGCTGCGCGGTGATTTTCGTAACTTTCGGGTCGATCGCATCGTGGGCGTCTTGCCACTCGCCAGCCATTTCCCCCACACGCCGGGCCAGGAGATGCCAGACTATATCGCCATGATGCAGGCGCAGCATGGCGAGTGTTAG
- a CDS encoding GntP family permease, translating to MSLVLILIAVIAFIVIATSKFKLHPFLTLILASFIAAFAYGLPSADVAKTITSGFGGILGYIGLVIVLGTIIGTILEKSGAAITMADVVIKLLGKRFPTLTMSIIGYLVSIPVFCDSGFVILNSLKQSMANRMKVSSVSMSVALATGLYATHTFVPPTPGPIAAAGNLGLESNLGLVIGVGIFVAAVAALAGMLWANRFAHVEPDGEGAEELKSNVEDFEQLKAAYGELPSPAKAFAPIFVPILLICLGSIAKFPSQPLGDGALFDTLAFLGQPVNALMIGLFLSLSLLKSQDKIKEFSDRISHGLVVAAPILLITGAGGAFGAVLKATEIGNFLGSSLSALGIGIFMPFIVAAALKSAQGSSTVALVATSALVAPMLGDIGLASDMGRVLTVMAIGAGAMTVSHANDSFFWVVTQFSRMSVKQAYKAQTMATLIQGVTAMILVYLLSLVLL from the coding sequence ATGAGCCTAGTACTGATCTTGATCGCCGTGATAGCCTTCATCGTTATCGCGACATCCAAATTTAAGCTTCACCCCTTCCTAACCCTCATTCTCGCCTCTTTCATCGCCGCCTTTGCCTACGGGCTACCCAGCGCCGATGTGGCAAAAACCATCACCTCCGGATTCGGCGGTATCTTAGGCTATATCGGCCTGGTTATCGTGCTGGGTACCATCATAGGTACCATATTGGAGAAGAGCGGCGCGGCCATCACCATGGCCGACGTGGTGATTAAGCTGCTGGGAAAACGCTTCCCGACCCTGACCATGTCGATCATAGGATACCTGGTCTCCATCCCGGTATTTTGTGACTCGGGTTTCGTGATCCTTAACTCGCTCAAACAATCGATGGCCAACCGCATGAAGGTCTCCAGCGTCTCCATGAGCGTCGCCCTGGCTACCGGCCTGTATGCTACCCACACCTTCGTGCCGCCAACGCCCGGCCCGATTGCCGCCGCGGGTAACCTGGGGCTGGAGTCTAATCTGGGTCTGGTCATAGGCGTGGGCATCTTCGTCGCGGCCGTCGCCGCGCTGGCTGGCATGTTATGGGCCAACCGCTTCGCTCATGTCGAGCCCGACGGTGAAGGCGCCGAAGAGCTGAAAAGCAATGTAGAAGATTTCGAGCAACTCAAGGCTGCCTACGGCGAGCTACCTAGCCCGGCCAAGGCGTTTGCCCCTATCTTCGTGCCTATTTTGCTTATCTGCCTAGGCTCGATTGCCAAGTTCCCCTCACAACCACTGGGTGATGGCGCCCTGTTCGATACCCTAGCCTTCCTGGGTCAACCGGTAAACGCCCTGATGATAGGCCTGTTCCTATCGCTGAGCCTGCTCAAGAGTCAGGATAAGATCAAAGAGTTTAGCGATCGCATCAGCCACGGCTTAGTGGTGGCCGCGCCTATCCTGTTGATCACGGGTGCCGGCGGTGCCTTCGGCGCCGTGCTCAAGGCAACCGAGATAGGTAACTTCCTCGGTAGCTCACTCTCGGCTCTAGGCATAGGCATCTTCATGCCATTTATCGTCGCCGCGGCGCTAAAATCGGCCCAGGGCTCATCGACCGTAGCCCTGGTGGCCACTTCGGCCCTGGTAGCCCCTATGCTGGGCGATATCGGCCTTGCCAGCGACATGGGCCGCGTGCTGACAGTGATGGCCATAGGTGCCGGCGCCATGACAGTCTCCCACGCCAACGACAGCTTCTTCTGGGTGGTGACTCAGTTTAGCCGCATGAGCGTGAAGCAGGCCTACAAGGCGCAAACCATGGCGACCCTTATCCAGGGTGTCACCGCCATGATCCTTGTCTACCTGCTGAGTCTCGTCCTACTCTAA
- a CDS encoding AzlC family ABC transporter permease, with protein sequence MLNNESLGNERIGNASPMRAALKGALAISPLTLAVVPWGILAGSFAIDAGLTPLQSQAMSALVFAGAAQLVALGMIKAGIGLASILITTLLITSRHLLYGMAMRPQISPLPLKWRLTLGFLLTDELFAIANLGKQRSLDPWFAFGGGFSFYLGWNLATAMGITLGHKIENLDALGLDFAIAATFIAIVVPAVKRPSILVCVLVAMVASVVCALMELQAGLLIASLTGMASGQLYAKLSGESWRQA encoded by the coding sequence ATGCTCAACAACGAAAGCCTAGGTAACGAAAGAATAGGCAATGCATCACCAATGCGTGCGGCGCTCAAGGGAGCGCTGGCCATCTCGCCCCTGACACTGGCAGTCGTTCCCTGGGGCATACTCGCAGGTTCTTTTGCCATAGACGCCGGGCTCACGCCATTGCAAAGCCAGGCCATGTCGGCGCTGGTCTTCGCCGGTGCAGCGCAGCTGGTGGCGCTTGGGATGATTAAGGCGGGGATTGGCCTTGCCAGCATATTAATCACCACCTTGCTGATCACCTCACGCCACCTGCTCTATGGCATGGCGATGCGCCCGCAGATCAGCCCACTGCCACTTAAGTGGCGACTCACCCTGGGCTTTCTGCTCACCGACGAGCTGTTTGCCATCGCCAATCTGGGGAAGCAACGCAGCCTGGATCCCTGGTTCGCCTTCGGCGGCGGCTTTAGCTTCTATCTGGGGTGGAACCTGGCCACGGCAATGGGGATAACCCTGGGCCATAAGATAGAGAATTTGGACGCCTTGGGGCTGGATTTCGCCATCGCCGCTACCTTCATCGCCATTGTGGTGCCAGCGGTGAAACGCCCCTCAATCCTGGTGTGTGTGCTGGTCGCCATGGTGGCCAGTGTGGTGTGCGCCCTGATGGAGCTGCAGGCGGGGCTGCTTATCGCCTCTTTGACTGGCATGGCCAGCGGCCAGCTCTATGCCAAACTCAGCGGTGAATCCTGGAGGCAGGCATGA